Proteins co-encoded in one Bacillus infantis NRRL B-14911 genomic window:
- the dusB gene encoding tRNA dihydrouridine synthase DusB, translating to MLKIGNIEMKNPVVLAPMAGICNSAFRLTVKEFGAGLVCAEMISDKGIVMKNEKTMNMLYIDEREKPLSLQIFGGEKDTLVEAAKFVDENTNADIIDINMGCPVPKITKCDAGAKWLLDPDKIYEMVSAVTAAVSKPVTVKMRMGWDDDHIYAVRNAQAVERAGGKAVALHGRTRVQMYEGQANWDIIKEVKQNISIPLIGNGDVQTPQDAKRMLEETGVDGVMIGRAALGNPWMIYRTVKYLETGQLMDEPSVREKIDVCILHLDRLIALKSEYIAVREMRKHAAWYLKGIRGNGKARNAVNECNTREELVTLLNALALDAEAKEIQAG from the coding sequence ATGCTTAAGATTGGCAACATTGAGATGAAGAATCCTGTTGTCCTGGCGCCGATGGCCGGAATCTGCAACTCAGCCTTCCGCCTGACCGTTAAAGAATTCGGGGCAGGCCTCGTCTGTGCCGAAATGATCAGCGATAAAGGAATCGTCATGAAAAATGAAAAGACGATGAACATGCTGTATATAGATGAGCGGGAAAAGCCTTTAAGCCTGCAGATTTTTGGCGGAGAAAAAGATACACTGGTTGAAGCCGCCAAGTTTGTAGATGAAAATACAAACGCTGATATCATTGATATCAATATGGGATGTCCGGTTCCGAAGATCACCAAATGTGATGCCGGCGCCAAGTGGCTGCTGGATCCCGATAAAATTTATGAAATGGTTTCGGCTGTAACAGCGGCTGTTTCAAAGCCTGTAACCGTTAAGATGCGGATGGGCTGGGACGATGACCATATATATGCTGTGCGCAATGCCCAGGCTGTCGAACGTGCCGGAGGAAAGGCAGTTGCCCTTCATGGACGGACGCGTGTACAAATGTATGAAGGCCAGGCAAACTGGGATATTATTAAAGAAGTGAAGCAGAATATCTCCATACCGCTGATTGGAAACGGCGATGTCCAAACTCCGCAGGACGCGAAAAGAATGCTGGAAGAAACAGGGGTGGACGGCGTTATGATTGGACGCGCTGCACTCGGGAATCCGTGGATGATCTACCGTACCGTTAAGTACCTCGAAACGGGGCAGCTGATGGATGAACCATCTGTGCGAGAAAAAATAGATGTATGCATCCTTCACCTTGACCGCCTGATTGCCCTGAAGAGCGAGTATATCGCTGTGCGCGAAATGAGAAAGCATGCGGCCTGGTATCTAAAGGGAATAAGAGGGAATGGCAAGGCCCGCAATGCAGTCAATGAATGCAATACAAGAGAAGAGCTTGTAACTCTCCTTAATGCGCTTGCTCTTGATGCGGAAGCCAAGGAAATCCAGGCAGGCTAA
- the lysS gene encoding lysine--tRNA ligase: MRVRREKMNSLREKGMDPFGKRFERSHQSQDLIDEYGEQEKEAIEEQNISVTLAGRIMTKRGKGKAGFAHIQDLKGQIQIYVRQDAIGEESYEIFNSADLGDLVGVTGTLFKTKVGELSIKVEAFELLTKSLRPLPEKFHGLKDVEQRYRQRYLDLIMSQESKKTFITRSRIIQSMRRYLDSHGYLEVETPMMHSIAGGASARPFITHHNALDMELYMRIAIELHLKRLIVGGLEKVYEIGRVFRNEGVSTRHNPEFTMIELYEAYADYRDIMSLTENLVAHIAEEVLGTTTVQYGDYEVNLKPEWTRLHMVDAIKEHTGVDFWKQMSKEEAQALAKEHNVEIKETMEYGHIVNEFFEQKVEEKLIQPTFIYGHPVEISPLAKKNEEDPRFTDRFELFIVAREHANAFTELNDPIDQRERFEAQLKEREQGNDEAHMMDDDFIEALEYGMPPTGGLGIGIDRLVMLLTNSPSIRDVLLFPLMRHR; this comes from the coding sequence ATGAGAGTCCGCAGGGAAAAAATGAACAGCCTGCGGGAAAAAGGAATGGATCCATTCGGTAAGAGATTTGAGCGTTCCCATCAGTCCCAGGATTTGATTGATGAGTATGGCGAACAGGAGAAAGAAGCAATCGAAGAACAGAATATTTCTGTCACTCTTGCCGGCCGGATCATGACAAAGCGCGGAAAAGGAAAAGCGGGCTTTGCACACATCCAGGACCTTAAGGGCCAGATCCAGATCTATGTAAGACAGGACGCTATAGGGGAAGAAAGCTATGAAATCTTTAACAGTGCTGATCTTGGCGACCTTGTCGGCGTAACAGGCACACTGTTCAAGACAAAGGTTGGCGAACTTTCCATCAAGGTGGAGGCATTCGAGCTTCTGACCAAGTCACTGCGTCCGCTGCCTGAGAAATTCCACGGCTTAAAGGATGTTGAGCAAAGATACCGCCAGCGCTACCTGGATCTGATCATGAGCCAGGAAAGCAAAAAGACGTTCATTACAAGAAGCCGCATCATCCAATCGATGCGCCGCTATCTGGACAGCCACGGCTATCTTGAAGTGGAAACGCCAATGATGCACTCAATCGCAGGAGGAGCATCTGCACGCCCGTTCATTACCCATCACAATGCTCTTGATATGGAACTGTATATGCGTATCGCAATCGAGCTGCACTTAAAGCGCCTGATTGTGGGCGGGCTGGAGAAAGTGTATGAAATCGGCCGCGTATTCCGTAATGAAGGTGTTTCTACAAGGCATAACCCAGAGTTTACAATGATCGAGCTTTATGAAGCTTATGCAGATTACCGCGATATCATGAGCCTGACCGAGAACCTGGTTGCGCATATAGCTGAAGAAGTCCTTGGAACTACGACTGTCCAATACGGTGACTATGAAGTGAATTTAAAGCCGGAATGGACAAGACTTCATATGGTTGATGCAATCAAGGAGCATACTGGTGTAGACTTCTGGAAACAGATGAGCAAGGAAGAGGCCCAGGCCCTTGCAAAGGAACATAATGTAGAAATCAAAGAAACAATGGAATATGGCCATATCGTCAATGAATTCTTTGAACAGAAAGTAGAAGAAAAGCTGATTCAGCCTACATTCATCTACGGGCATCCTGTTGAGATCTCCCCTCTTGCGAAAAAGAACGAAGAGGATCCGAGATTCACTGACCGCTTTGAATTATTCATTGTTGCCCGTGAGCACGCTAATGCCTTCACGGAGCTGAATGATCCTATCGACCAGCGCGAACGCTTTGAAGCACAGCTGAAAGAGCGCGAGCAAGGAAATGATGAGGCGCATATGATGGATGATGACTTTATTGAAGCCCTTGAATACGGTATGCCGCCGACAGGAGGACTGGGAATCGGGATTGACCGCCTTGTCATGCTCCTGACAAATTCCCCTTCCATCAGGGATGTACTGCTGTTCCCGCTGATGCGCCACCGTTAA